In the Wyeomyia smithii strain HCP4-BCI-WySm-NY-G18 chromosome 2, ASM2978416v1, whole genome shotgun sequence genome, one interval contains:
- the LOC129720022 gene encoding uncharacterized protein LOC129720022, translating to MDQDLADQPELEGPVNPLYLRWTGGTERNENNSRIVDVELTGVQNHAKKYQLNGVRTVKELMLPLQSRNVEELAEKYPHCRNLPIDSYSSVRPRILIGLKHAPVSLVLKSKEGSLDQPIAVKTRLGWTICGGCGSDDAANFTNYAFHVCECNHQSDDEVHQMVKEYFSMESLGIMKMTKDPLSTDDQRAVSLLRSLTKFNGNRFETGLLWRYDGARLPDSKEMALRRFYGLEKRMQKDPELVNALKQKISEYVDKGYARKLTKEELDKHHPSIWYLPAFPVFNLNKLGKIRPVWDAAAKAFGVSLNSALVPCLDQLCSLFAIFLQFREYRFGVTGDIREMFHQILMRQEDQQCQRFFWRDETGEIQVYVLTVMSFGACCSPASAQYSKNINADRFAGEFPEAADVIKKRHYVDDAMFSTETPEQAIRLAQEVREVHSAGGFEIRNWVSNSQQVLTAMNEVSATDKNLDLSVSLMATEKVLGVWWRTTTDEFVYKVGWGRFNPELLTGGLRPTKRQMLQILMTIFDPLGLISHLLMYLKVLLQEIWRAGVQWDEKISGSLHDKWSRWLKVLPYVETIRIPRCHRSLGIPADCEVQMHAFVDASENGMAATQFLRFEHNGAVCCSIAAAKTKVAPLKFQSIPRLELQAAFIGARLARSVIESLSTTVHRQFYWTDSRDVLSWIKSDHRRYSTYVAIRVSEILDVTEAADWR from the coding sequence ATGGACCAAGATCTTGCAGACCAACCGGAGCTCGAAGGTCCCGTCAATCCGCTGTACCTTCGATGGACAGGCGGAACTGAGCGCAACGAGAACAACTCCCGTATAGTGGATGTGGAACTAACTGGAGTTCAAAACCACGCTAAAAAATACCAACTGAATGGAGTCCGTACGGTGAAGGAGTTGATGCTGCCGTTACAATCCCGTAATGTGGAAGAACTGGCTGAGAAATACCCGCACTGTAGGAATTTGCCGATCGACTCCTACTCAAGTGTTCGTCCACGTATCCTCATCGGACTAAAGCACGCTCCAGTCAGCCTGGTACTGAAAAGTAAGGAAGGCAGCTTGGACCAACCTATAGCCGTCAAAACAAGATTAGGGTGGACAATCTGCGGTGGATGCGGTTCTGATGATGCTGCAAACTTCACCAACTATGCGTTTCACGTGTGCGAATGCAACCATCAATCCGACGATGAGGTACACCAGATGGTTAAGGAGTACTTTTCGATGGAAAGTCTCGGCATCATGAAGATGACTAAAGATCCACTGTCGACAGATGACCAACGAGCAGTCTCGCTTCTTCGATCTCTTACCAAATTCAACGGCAACCGGTTCGAGACCGGCCTACTATGGCGATACGACGGTGCTCGTCTGCCGGACAGCAAGGAGATGGCGCTACGACGGTTCTACGGCCTCGAGAAGCGCATGCAGAAGGACCCGGAATTAGTCAATGCCCTGAAGCAGAAAATATCTGAATACGTGGACAAAGGATACGCACGCAAGCTCACCAAGGAAGAGCTGGACAAACATCACCCCAGTATATGGTACCTACCGGCCTTCCCGGTCTTCAACCTGAACAAACTCGGCAAAATCAGGCCAGTGTGGGATGCAGCGGCGAAAGCCTTTGGTGTCTCCCTCAATTCTGCACTCGTTCCGTGCCTCGATCAGCTGTGTTCTCTGTTTGCGATATTTCTGCAGTTCCGTGAATACCGTTTCGGCGTTACCGGAGATATACGAGAGATGTTCCATCAGATTCTCATGCGGCAGGAAGATCAACAATGTCAACGGTTTTTCTGGAGGGACGAAACTGGTGAGATCCAAGTTTACGTATTAACCGTGATGTCGTTCGGAGCATGTTGTTCCCCGGCCAGTGCGCAGTATTCTAAGAATATTAATGCCGATCGATTCGCCGGAGAGTTTCCGGAAGCAGCTGATGTGATAAAGAAGCGCCATTATGTGGACGATGCAATGTTCAGCACCGAAACGCCTGAACAAGCCATTCGTCTGGCGCAAGAAGTTCGTGAAGTACACTCTGCCGGTGGCTTCGAAATACGGAACTGGGTGAGCAACTCACAACAAGTGCTGACAGCGATGAACGAAGTCAGCGCGACCGACAAGAATTTGGATCTATCCGTAAGTCTGATGGCTACCGAGAAGGTGCTGGGAGTGTGGTGGCGTACCACCACCGACGAGTTCGTCTACAAAGTTGGCTGGGGTCGCTTCAATCCTGAGCTGCTGACCGGAGGCCTTCGACCCACAAAACGCCAAATGCTCCAGATCCTTATGACTATCTTCGACCCGCTTGGACTGATTTCCCACTTGCTCATGTATCTGAAAGTTCTCCTTCAAGAAATATGGCGAGCTGGCGTCCAATGGGACGAAAAAATCAGCGGTTCCCTACATGATAAATGGAGCAGATGGCTAAAAGTGCTGCCTTATGTGGAAACCATCCGGATCCCCCGTTGCCACCGGTCACTAGGGATCCCTGCTGACTGTGAGGTCCAAATGCACGCATTCGTTGATGCCAGTGAGAATGGTATGGCTGCTACGCAGTTCCTTCGCTTCGAGCATAATGGCGCCGTGTGCTGCTCAATAGCCGCGGCCAAAACAAAGGTGGCCCCTCTAAAGTTCCAATCTATACCGA
- the LOC129720021 gene encoding uncharacterized protein LOC129720021: protein MNEAIKDVESHEESIADTDSFVKDRIDFKNWFYELKTFLIDPTFFKGGSVDLVLGAEAFFDFFITGRKIRLGDTLPSLVDSVFGWVVTGKCLVDSPIKSVTCDIAISNKLDTLLERFWETEDIGQDHNHSPEEARCMEYFTQTIHDRYTVSYPRNSEVLSQLGDSKAIAERRFMQLERRLERDQNLQEQCAAFMSEYESMGHMHLIPDEHNANVKRCYLPRHPVVKEDSTTTKVRVVFDASAKTSTNISLNDSLLVGPVIQEDLRSIILQSRTRQIMVVADIEKMFRQIEIRPEERRLQRILWRPSPNVPISKYELATVTYGTKPAPFLATRVPMQLAQMSSIDSHWPRNQLRKIVIWTM from the exons ATGAACGAGGCAATTAAGGACGTTGAGTCCCACGAAGAATCGATTGCCGATACGGACAGTTTCGTGAAGGATCGCATCGACTTTAAAAATTGGTTCTACGAGCTAAAAACATTTCTCATTG ATCCAACATTTTTCAAAGGTGGCTCAGTTGACTTGGTGTTGGGAGCTGAAGCCTTTTTCGACTTTTTCATAACTGGTCGTAAAATCCGATTAGGGGATACCTTACCTTCATTGGTGGATTCGGTGTTTGGCTGGGTTGTTACGGGCAAATGTTTGGTGGATAGTCCTATTAAGTCTGTAACTTGCGACATCGCAATCAGTAATAAGCTAGATACTTTACTGGAAAGGTTTTGGGAAACTGAGGACATCGGTCAAGATCACAATCACTCTCCCGAGGAAGCTAGGTGCATGGAATATTTTACACAAACTATACACGATCGATACACGGTGTCCTATCCGAGGAATAGTGAGGTGCTATCCCAGCTTGGTGATTCAAAAGCTATAGCAGAGCGGAGATTCATGCAGTTGGAGAGACGTTTAGAACGAGATCAAAATCTGCAAGAGCAATGTGCAGCCTTCATGAGCGAATATGAATCCATGGGCCACATGCATTTGATACCCGATGAACACAATGCGAACGTTAAGCGATGCTACCTCCCACGTCACCCAGTGGTGAAGGAAGACAGCACAACTACTAAGGTGCGGGTGGTGTTTGACGCCTCCGCAAAAACATCTACCAATATTTCTTTGAACGACAGTTTGCTGGTAGGCCCTGTTATTCAGGAAGATTTGCGCTCAATTATACTTCAGAGTCGTACACGTCAGATTATGGTGGTCGCCGACATCGAAAAGATGTTTCGGCAAATCGAAATTCGCCCCGAGGAACGGCGGCTTCAGCGCATTTTGTGGCGTCCCTCACCTAACGTTCCAATTTCTAAATACGAACTAGCGACTGTTACGTATGGCACGAAGCCGGCACCATTTTTGGCAACCAGGGTACCTATGCAGTTGGCTCAGATGAGCAGCATCGATTCCCACTGGCCTCGAAATCAGTTAAGGAAGATTGTTATATGGACGATGTGA